One region of Carbonactinospora thermoautotrophica genomic DNA includes:
- a CDS encoding DUF2530 domain-containing protein, whose product MNRRGKRRRAARGRDEDPTVFPGHDARDEPSAPHAGSYEGPAGHDPGRAGAHGPARDRLSWAPEAAAQQPWPSGSGPDPDERTAVWGRPADWTSGEWRAGEPEPPGAGGYGSAYPGGQVPGHDPQYRVGDGEEYPQYPGATRPHGLSWDDAARTSGWGTSDDGASNDAGPSPLIPDRPDGDPEPQEGYRTDVDEHEEVETAKADKPPRRRRWRELRPDPPPMETNEVLVLTVGTVLWGLAFGVLLPFHGRLAETGHGWWVWTCLAGVGIGLLGIYYTRRRREKLGQTGRERSSDVQPELPPVPPAPGFHAPGHEETAVPGHDETAPDAGYGWTPGDAGERFPFPESGPPPVPRRDDQGPGTYREPGPDRFGGHPQDGEPEPPHHPQGGFGSGAPQSHGSPDLPPPPQAPWSAGAFGGWLTDRAPWDQTGQHGPLQHGPLFDPDRDRSGWGYGG is encoded by the coding sequence GTGAACAGGCGAGGGAAGCGGCGCAGGGCCGCACGGGGGCGAGACGAGGATCCCACCGTCTTCCCTGGCCACGACGCTCGGGACGAACCCAGTGCTCCGCACGCGGGCTCGTACGAGGGCCCGGCCGGCCACGACCCCGGCCGCGCCGGGGCGCACGGCCCGGCGCGGGACCGGTTGTCCTGGGCGCCCGAGGCCGCCGCGCAGCAGCCGTGGCCGTCCGGATCCGGGCCGGACCCGGACGAGCGGACGGCCGTCTGGGGCCGCCCCGCCGACTGGACGAGCGGCGAGTGGCGGGCGGGCGAGCCCGAGCCGCCCGGAGCGGGTGGCTACGGCAGCGCCTACCCGGGCGGCCAGGTGCCCGGCCACGATCCCCAGTACCGGGTCGGGGACGGCGAGGAGTACCCCCAGTACCCAGGGGCCACGCGCCCGCACGGGCTCTCCTGGGACGACGCGGCGCGCACCAGCGGCTGGGGGACGTCGGACGACGGCGCGTCGAACGACGCCGGGCCGAGCCCGCTGATCCCTGATAGGCCGGACGGCGATCCGGAGCCCCAGGAGGGGTACCGGACCGACGTGGACGAGCACGAGGAGGTCGAGACGGCCAAGGCCGACAAGCCGCCGCGCCGCCGCCGGTGGCGCGAGCTGCGGCCCGACCCGCCCCCGATGGAGACCAACGAGGTGCTGGTCCTCACGGTCGGCACCGTGCTGTGGGGCCTGGCGTTCGGGGTGCTGTTGCCGTTCCACGGCAGGCTCGCCGAGACCGGCCACGGCTGGTGGGTGTGGACGTGCCTGGCCGGCGTGGGCATCGGCCTGCTCGGCATCTACTACACGCGCCGGCGGCGGGAGAAGCTCGGCCAGACAGGCCGGGAACGATCCAGTGACGTCCAGCCCGAGCTGCCACCGGTGCCCCCCGCGCCCGGCTTCCACGCCCCCGGACACGAGGAGACGGCAGTCCCCGGGCACGACGAGACGGCCCCCGATGCCGGCTACGGCTGGACGCCCGGCGACGCGGGCGAGCGGTTCCCGTTCCCCGAGTCCGGCCCGCCTCCCGTGCCCCGGCGAGACGACCAGGGACCCGGCACGTACCGCGAGCCCGGGCCTGACCGGTTCGGCGGGCACCCGCAGGACGGTGAACCCGAGCCGCCGCATCACCCGCAGGGGGGGTTCGGCTCCGGCGCGCCGCAGTCCCACGGCTCACCCGATCTGCCCCCGCCACCGCAGGCTCCCTGGTCGGCCGGCGCGTTCGGGGGCTGGCTGACCGACCGCGCGCCCTGGGACCAGACCGGCCAGCACGGCCCGCTCCAGCACGGCCCGCTGTTCGATCCGGACCGCGACCGGTCCGGCTGGGGCTACGGCGGCTAA
- a CDS encoding NCS2 family permease — MSSAATTISEERDVPRPPKNRFDRYFKISERGSTIQREIRGGLATFFTMAYIVVLNPLIVGTAKDVTGAYVGGVNDPGVSIGLVAAATALVAGVMTILMGVVGRYPFAVATGLGLNAFVAVTLASGMTWADAMGLVVLEGLIITVLVLTGFRTAVFRAIPAQLKTAISVGIGLFIALIGFVDAGFVRRIPDEANTTVPLQLGVGGNLQGWPVLVFVLGLLFTAILVARRVKGAILLGIAGTTVLAIAVEAVFHPGPSVPKPGEFNPKGWSLVVPQVPEKLFELPDLSLLGQFSLLGSFSRVGAVAAVLFVFTLMLADFFDTMGTVVGVGAEAGLLDKEGQLPGVERVLLVDSLAAAAGGAASTSSNTTYIESAAGVGEGARTGFASVVTGGLFLLAMFFTPLVQVVPFEAATPALVVVGFLMITQIRNIDFTDYAIAIPAFLTMVVMPFTYSITNGIGAGFVSYAAIKLAQRRAREVHPLLWVVAALFVVYFAIAPIEELLGVK, encoded by the coding sequence ATGTCATCGGCCGCGACGACCATCTCCGAGGAGCGGGACGTCCCGCGCCCGCCCAAGAACCGCTTCGACCGATATTTCAAGATCTCCGAACGGGGCTCGACGATCCAGCGGGAGATCCGCGGTGGGCTCGCCACCTTCTTCACGATGGCGTACATCGTCGTGCTCAACCCGTTGATCGTGGGCACCGCCAAGGACGTGACCGGGGCTTACGTGGGCGGGGTGAACGACCCCGGCGTGAGCATCGGGCTGGTCGCCGCGGCCACCGCGCTCGTGGCCGGCGTGATGACGATCCTGATGGGCGTGGTCGGCCGGTACCCGTTCGCGGTCGCGACCGGGCTCGGGCTGAACGCGTTCGTCGCGGTCACCCTGGCGAGCGGGATGACCTGGGCCGACGCCATGGGCCTGGTGGTGCTGGAGGGCCTGATCATCACCGTGCTGGTGCTGACCGGGTTCCGCACCGCGGTGTTCCGGGCGATCCCGGCCCAGCTCAAGACCGCGATCAGCGTGGGGATCGGCCTGTTCATCGCGCTCATCGGGTTCGTGGACGCCGGGTTCGTGCGGCGCATCCCGGACGAGGCGAACACGACCGTGCCGCTGCAGCTGGGCGTCGGCGGCAATCTGCAGGGCTGGCCGGTGCTGGTCTTCGTGCTCGGCCTGCTGTTCACCGCGATCCTGGTGGCGCGCCGGGTGAAGGGCGCGATCCTGCTGGGGATCGCCGGCACCACCGTACTCGCGATCGCGGTGGAGGCGGTCTTCCACCCCGGCCCGTCGGTGCCGAAACCAGGCGAGTTCAACCCGAAGGGCTGGAGTTTGGTGGTGCCGCAGGTGCCGGAGAAGCTCTTCGAGCTGCCGGACCTGAGCCTGCTGGGCCAGTTCTCGCTGCTGGGCTCGTTCTCCCGCGTCGGCGCGGTGGCGGCAGTGCTGTTCGTGTTCACGCTCATGCTGGCCGACTTCTTCGACACGATGGGCACGGTCGTGGGCGTCGGCGCGGAGGCCGGGCTGCTGGACAAGGAGGGTCAGCTGCCGGGCGTGGAGCGGGTCCTGCTGGTCGACTCGCTCGCCGCGGCGGCCGGCGGCGCGGCCAGCACGTCGTCGAACACCACGTACATCGAGTCGGCGGCCGGCGTCGGCGAGGGCGCGCGGACCGGGTTCGCGAGCGTGGTGACCGGCGGGCTGTTCCTGCTGGCGATGTTCTTCACGCCGCTGGTGCAGGTCGTGCCGTTCGAGGCGGCGACCCCGGCGCTGGTCGTGGTCGGGTTCCTGATGATCACGCAGATCCGCAACATCGACTTCACCGACTACGCGATCGCGATCCCGGCGTTTTTGACCATGGTGGTCATGCCGTTCACGTACTCGATCACGAACGGCATCGGCGCCGGCTTCGTCTCGTACGCGGCGATCAAGCTCGCGCAGCGGCGCGCCCGGGAGGTCCACCCCCTGCTGTGGGTGGTGGCGGCGCTGTTCGTCGTGTACTTCGCGATCGCGCCGATCGAGGAGCTGCTGGGCGTCAAGTGA
- a CDS encoding MarR family winged helix-turn-helix transcriptional regulator — MRLSRRLRQQRSDQTLSLSQIAALGTLEHHGPLTPRELADHEKVQPPSMTRILAVLEERGLVSRAPHPTDGRQVLVTVTDEAVRMLKEDRRRRTAWLVQRLAELTPDEREALHAATPVLERLAQA, encoded by the coding sequence ATGCGGCTGTCCCGACGCCTGCGCCAGCAGCGCAGCGACCAGACCCTGTCGCTGAGCCAGATCGCCGCGCTCGGGACCCTGGAGCACCATGGGCCCCTCACCCCGCGGGAGCTGGCGGACCACGAGAAGGTCCAGCCGCCGTCGATGACGCGGATCCTCGCCGTGCTGGAGGAGCGCGGCCTGGTCAGCCGCGCCCCGCACCCGACCGACGGCCGGCAGGTGCTGGTCACGGTCACCGACGAGGCCGTACGCATGCTCAAGGAAGACCGCAGGCGCCGCACGGCGTGGCTGGTCCAACGCCTCGCCGAGTTGACACCGGATGAGCGGGAGGCGCTGCACGCCGCCACGCCGGTCTTGGAGCGACTGGCGCAAGCGTGA
- a CDS encoding MFS transporter has protein sequence MVDTFRALLSIRNFRLFLIGQLVSNTGTWMQRVAQDWLVLQLTHNSGTAVGITTGLQFLPQLLFGLWGGVIADRYPKRRLLLITQGVMGVQALVLGVLTVTGTAHVYHVYALAFLLGLAAAADSPARQAFIHEMVGPAHVPNAVGLNSAQFNGARIIGPAIAGLLIASLGTGSVFLVNAASYVAVLAGLLAIRPAELHAMPRPARADSRLRDALRYVREQPELLLPITVVGFVGTFGLNFTVTISLMAKQEFASDAAAFGYLSTAFAVGALLGALGTAARRTPPSRRRLVGAAVLFGLLEIAVGLMPTYWTFLALLVPTGVFALTVTTTANAMTQINSDPLMRGRVMSIYLLVFLGGTPIGSPLVGWVADNLGVRWSLILGGLISALAAMAAALVFSPARGRKAFAVGVLVPARVRASGGRRPATQEFEDLEQACAKPA, from the coding sequence GTGGTCGACACGTTTCGCGCACTACTGAGCATTCGCAACTTCCGGTTGTTCCTGATCGGGCAGCTGGTCTCCAACACCGGTACCTGGATGCAGCGGGTCGCGCAGGACTGGCTGGTGCTCCAGCTGACCCACAACAGTGGCACCGCCGTCGGCATCACGACCGGCCTGCAGTTCCTGCCCCAGCTCCTGTTCGGGCTGTGGGGCGGGGTGATCGCCGACCGGTACCCCAAGCGCCGCCTGCTGCTCATCACCCAGGGCGTCATGGGCGTGCAGGCGCTGGTGCTCGGCGTGCTCACCGTCACCGGGACCGCGCACGTGTACCACGTGTACGCGCTCGCCTTCCTGCTCGGCCTGGCCGCGGCCGCCGACAGCCCCGCCCGGCAGGCGTTCATCCACGAGATGGTCGGCCCCGCCCACGTGCCCAACGCGGTCGGGCTGAACTCCGCCCAGTTCAACGGCGCGCGCATCATCGGCCCGGCGATCGCCGGGCTGCTCATCGCGTCCCTGGGTACCGGGTCGGTGTTCCTGGTCAACGCGGCCTCCTACGTCGCGGTGCTCGCCGGCCTGCTGGCGATCCGACCCGCCGAGCTGCACGCGATGCCGCGCCCGGCGCGCGCGGACAGCCGGCTGCGCGACGCCCTCCGGTACGTCCGGGAGCAGCCGGAGCTGCTGTTGCCGATCACCGTCGTGGGCTTCGTCGGCACGTTCGGCCTCAACTTCACCGTCACCATCAGCCTGATGGCGAAGCAGGAGTTCGCCAGCGACGCGGCCGCCTTCGGGTACCTGTCGACCGCTTTCGCCGTCGGCGCCCTGCTCGGCGCCCTCGGCACCGCGGCACGCCGCACCCCGCCCAGCCGGCGCCGGCTCGTCGGCGCGGCCGTGCTGTTCGGGCTGCTGGAGATCGCGGTCGGGCTGATGCCGACGTACTGGACGTTCCTTGCCCTGCTGGTGCCCACCGGCGTCTTCGCGCTGACCGTGACGACCACCGCGAACGCCATGACGCAGATCAACAGCGACCCGCTCATGCGCGGGCGGGTGATGTCGATCTACCTGCTGGTGTTCCTCGGCGGTACGCCGATCGGCTCCCCGCTGGTCGGCTGGGTCGCCGACAACCTGGGCGTGCGGTGGAGCCTCATCCTCGGCGGCCTGATCTCCGCGCTGGCCGCGATGGCGGCTGCCCTGGTGTTCTCGCCGGCCCGCGGCCGGAAGGCCTTCGCCGTGGGCGTGCTCGTCCCGGCGCGGGTGCGGGCATCCGGCGGCCGGCGGCCGGCCACGCAGGAGTTCGAGGACCTCGAGCAGGCGTGCGCCAAGCCGGCCTGA